In Apostichopus japonicus isolate 1M-3 chromosome 3, ASM3797524v1, whole genome shotgun sequence, a single genomic region encodes these proteins:
- the LOC139962331 gene encoding uncharacterized protein isoform X3, which produces MGGAASKEIKPSLGRSHGKYGWMDGYVDSKSTKKALTHQINTLKDKVQELSHKLTESDYEKQQLTGRPNETSSTSVTEEDTLLGECETLDKSHQSTLAENATPGLTSTNEESNSVDFQSLPAISLCANGFEMKDVCKSGKFKIKPFRLMVHGLEKCLDNGAVTELAQLTEQDPDFVLKVDDLRKPFHHLMANWEKEGIVKEDDVDTLVELLNVLEAYEALDLVMEYQASFGDELTENRVSSKPQDIKPSVQCSSPRKAATNIPSQEQEQHRTSSARPRETFQNPTRINHRGKKPTHTKEQVLSVLQSLGIDLDCGKQLNVLSSMTLESIHLCEDTVSPECLVTAFLSRLMSYDYRSLRLFKEHEEINMILSVAPYANNNSYSSDSTNTARLSCRDIVSAIIIHCDPFLRQEVLSKMSACQLAVPVILPQSTTSDPLFLLWGLQKISKAWKDPSTSLVNEVNVTQFPFPIVAAVRFGNPGFSKSNTLNKLIGSVQGNDEHPYFCSQEQDIAPSILSRGTVEAVWYLPSDRKSRKYTIEKAVCFLNLRGDAVESSSQFDFLCTFASITLVFVNRRDVQRMLVQLNAITRKSQVLLILSSNGTLVPRWKEDEYVVNSIRAIGVGVIDTSQLSQIDVCEKICDQIKGLLNEVKTPPVNLHNTESYCANNGFVVDISFQDCSKAKQAALNILQSCRDDPKGYKPKALPLQVKWQKWSQLDKDRSWKGAQGNVEKELAMLHKAKNAVRQQQRDIGMSNEMRLLYEELLSSSSDYKQFLVFLLQHILNEVSIENLRPVLGEMKATRDELRETAAKVTNVQRRLNVSSIPAQEKRALQDDVRKWKSKESELQQSLLEKTKTFDASSLGFEHFVREFGQIYECFHNTEKRNQQNIRKIFDVKLIPQMAAEMLLSGHPLEIFDGDACHVPIKWVKGILAAVRGIIGDASVYVISVIGIQSSGKSTLLNSMFGVRFAVSAGRCTRGVFMQLLPIADSLKEEIGRDYIVVIDTEGLKAPEKAVTERKSEDNELATFALCLSDMTLINIGGQTVGEDLSNILQISAHAFIRMKEVHLRSSCYLLQQFVADVTAQYRNQSSTQSILQKLDQAVITAATEERKEDQYRQFSDCFNIVNIDNKEDNVQYIPSLWRGSMSSPNHDYSETVLKLKSALLREVKDSTRPQKLSDFEERISSVWNAVKQEDFVFNFRNTTEISQYNTFSQMFKRLQLRLNREMMKWELEAKQQIRNSTVENIEGRKGTLLLELEHKMTEEMSEIRATIGETLQEREFESVRHHSTFFYRDLDLFEKNILDTVKKMIQFESDIIGNATVKENQILPKLKADLRRQILPVAEKLQNEFLQSYSGKSKEEIYEQTEELVKTTFEEEWSKCMRNIELVHPTKSEERIRQDIEADIYRCVQECLQRSSHSMAMKDLLNTHSLQGLCEMTPPMKSERDAEEAFRLIGPCDREMTKLVAVLLESVETACGKKDFQFSEEFLDKVRRSLASIVSKHCPGCRDKTALIVILSCNIVKSANVTHKQNILKKIIQKRELLNKLKQFDVCTEWKIKEQLTACLKSEKLNCASKGTLKRLTNWVITDMFGWGSDNSDENFLNKVRVNLHEITSRVDGKKWYSYEATRDFVTMVSELLKTLCSTDKKKREHLQCEACGFYIQEAVRSEMDALADRVSWNEVQAYMDIFSVDIIDQMTKLVATVKDLVPVEVVEMLVGLSEENIQKFANMVPTGDTRHTLDKCFMMELPMLERQDVHIVLSIVAEARQTFLAKIKSNGSFNSTIMRDMITSIDQELSARRELGQQEQIVAIAYLCSWAFPICVDVQTTFERENSVTTLLEKEKHPLYQDFKTLCDGTCKDHMAAKSFSSIIEESLKQCLQNRICTAMFERLSKAGDEIFCSRPRFLKAVLENLCEEEDFENYIDFLRRHSTFLQTWTLSFIAKECCVETENFIRIKDIAMHEIGEILRETGESLDATLRSLRAESEGDISFEKWVETFTEYFETSVKSSLNEEDISEMNMYTVIADYDVFGAECKNLVQNTMQPKLLQHAELPDTSCIENIKEWFEGLPKQLHIVLAHAMQGCGTQCPFCKTLCDDTVKEHKVHFSNLHFPIGVGGWRDRYSTQLVCDTCTANVASSRMYYTCHCLGRTCAHSPKPYKEYRIDYPEWDIKPISNYEATLYWKWVLSRFNDDFARYYNCKRASIPWGTVTKEEALSSIRNDT; this is translated from the exons ATGGGGGGCGCAGCAAGTAAAGAG aTTAAACCATCCTTAGGCAGGAGCCATGGTaagtatggatggatggatggatatgtaG aTTCAAAGAGTACCAAAAAGGCACTAACGCATCAAATAAACACATTAAAAGACAAAGTGCAGGAACTCTCTCACAAACTAACTGAATCAGACTATGAAAAACAACAGCTCACTGGAAGACCAAATGAG ACTTCCTCCACCTCTGTTACGGAGGAAGACACCCTACTTGGAGAATGTGAAACTCTAGACAAATCACATCAATCAACTTTGGCAG AAAATGCAACGCCAGGACTAACGTCGACCAATGAAGAAAGCAACTCTGTCGATTTTCAATCCTTACCTGCCATTTCGCTGTGTGCCAACG GATTTGAAATGAAGGACGTTTGTAAATCTGGGAAATTCAAGATCAAACCGTTTCGTTTGATGGTACATGGATTAGAGAAGTGCTTAGATAATGGTGCCGTTACTGAACTTGCTCAACTGACAGAACAAGATCCTGACTTTGTGCTGAAAGTTGATGATTTACGAAAGCCGTTCCACCATCTTATGGCCAACTGGGAGAAGGAAGGTATTGTCAAAGAGGATGATGTAGATACATTGGTGGAACTACTGAACGTGTTGGAGGCATATGAAGCATTGGATCTAGTAATGGAGTACCAGGCATCGTTCGGCGATGAATTGACAGAAAACAGAGTTTCTTCTAAACCACAAG ATATCAAACCTTCTGTTCAGTGTTCTAGTCCAAGAAAAGCTGCCACAAACATCCCATCACAGGAACAGGAACAACATAGAACATCATCCGCAAGACCACGGGAGACATTCCAGAACCCTACAAGAATCAACCATCGAGGCAAGAAACCAACTCACACAAAAGAACAGGTGTTATCTGTTCTTCAATCGCTTGGCATTGATCTAGATTGTGGTAAACAGTTAAACGTTCTTAGTAGCATGACCCTGGAAAGCATTCATCTTTGTGAAGACACCGTATCCCCTGAATGTCTTGTTACGGCATTTTTAAGTCGTTTGATGTCATACGATTATCGTTCATTGCGACTCTTTAAGGAACATGAAGAGATCAACATGATTCTGTCAGTGGCCCCATATGCAAATAATAACTCTTATTCGTCTGATTCTACGAACACAGCTAGACTGAGTTGCAGAGATATTGTGTCTGCCATTATTATACATTGCGATCCTTTCCTTAGGCAAGAGGTTTTGTCGAAAATGTCTGCTTGCCAGCTGGCTGTTCCAGTGATTCTTCCACAATCAACTACGTCTGACCCTTTGTTTCTTTTATGGGGACTTCAGAAAATATCGAAAGCATGGAAGGACCCGTCAACTTCCCTTGTGAATGAAGTTAATGTTACACAATTTCCCTTTCCGATTGTAGCTGCAGTGCGTTTCGGTAATCCTGGCTTCTCAAAGTCGAATACCTTGAACAAACTGATAGGTTCTGTTCAAGGTAACGACGAACACCCGTATTTCTGCAGCCAAGAACAGGACATCGCTCCTTCCATTTTATCCAGAGGGACAGTAGAGGCGGTTTGGTACCTTCCAAGTGATCGTAAAAGTCGTAAATATACCATTGAGAAAGCAGTTTGCTTCCTAAACCTCCGCGGAGATGCAGTAGAGTCCTCATCCCAGTTTGATTTTCTATGTACTTTTGCATCGATCACTTTAGTGTTTGTCAACAGAAGAGATGTACAAAGGATGTTGGTCCAACTTAACGCCATTACCCGGAAGAGCCAAGTACTGCTGATTTTGTCCTCCAATGGGACATTAGTTCCAAGATGGAAAGAAGATGAGTATGTGGTAAACTCTATCAGGGCAATAGGAGTAGGTGTCATAGACACGTCACAACTTTCACAGATCGATGTTTGTGAAAAAATCTGCGATCAGATAAAGGGATTGCTCAATGAGGTAAAAACGCCCCCAGTCAACCTTCACAATACAGAATCATATTGTGCAAACAACGGTTTTGTAGTTGATATATCGTTCCAAGATTGTTCAAAGGCAAAACAGGCCGCCCTAAACATATTACAATCATGCAGAGATGACCCAAAAGGGTACAAACCGAAAGCACTTCCTTTGCAGGTAAAATGGCAAAAATGGTCGCAACTTGACAAAGACCGAAGTTGGAAAGGTGCACAAGGTAACGTAGAAAAAGAGCTTGCTATGTTGCACAAAGCTAAGAATGCAGTGAGACAACAACAGCGTGACATTGGTATGTCTAACGAGATGCGTTTACTGTATGAAGAACTTTTGAGTTCCTCTTCGGATTACAAACAGTTTTTGGTATTTTTGCTTCAACACATTTTAAATGAGGTCTCTATTGAAAACTTACGTCCAGTTCTAGGTGAGATGAAGGCCACTAGAGATGAACTACGAGAAACCGCTGCAAAGGTCACAAATGTTCAAAGAAGACTAAATGTTTCTTCCATTCCTGCGCAGGAGAAAAGAGCTTTGCAGGATGATGTTAGAAAATGGAAGTCCAAAGAGTCTGAGTTGCAGCAAAGTCTATTGGAGAAGACTAAGACATTTGACGCATCTTCTTTAGGTTTCGAACATTTCGTGAGGGAATTCGGCCAAATATATGAGTGCTTCCATAACACTGAAAAAAGGAATCAACAAAACATAAGAAAGATATTTGATGTAAAACTAATACCGCAAATGGCTGCTGAAATGCTACTCAGTGGCCACCCATTAGAAATTTTTGATGGCGATGCGTGTCATGTACCCATCAAGTGGGTAAAAGGAATCTTAGCAGCGGTTCGCGGAATTATTGGTGACGCATCTGTTTATGTAATTTCAGTTATCGGCATACAAAGCAGTGGTAAGTCTACCCTTCTCAATAGCATGTTTGGAGTTCGATTTGCTGTAAGCGCTGGAAGATGCACTCGGGGAGTGTTTATGCAGTTGTTACCAATAGCTGATTCCCTAAAGGAAGAAATTGGCCGTGACTATATTGTTGTTATAGATACGGAGGGCTTGAAAGCACCTGAGAAAGCTGTTACGGAACGCAAAAGTGAAGACAATGAGCTAGCGACCTTTGCTTTATGTCTCTCCGATATGACTCTGATCAACATTGGAGGGCAGACTGTTGGAGAAGACCTGTCTAACATTCTTCAGATATCTGCACATGCATTCATAAGGATGAAGGAGGTTCATCTAAGGTCATCTTGCTACCTCCTACAGCAATTTGTGGCTGACGTAACCGCCCAATACCGAAATCAGAGCAGCACCCAAAGCATACTTCAGAAACTTGATCAAGCTGTTATCACCGCCGCAACAGAAGAAAGGAAAGAGGATCAATACAGACAGTTCTCAGACTGTTTCAACATTGTCAACATTGACAACAAAGAGGATAATGTGCAGTACATTCCCAGCCTATGGAGGGGATCAATGTCGTCCCCCAATCACGACTACAGCGAGACGGTGCTGAAACTGAAGTCCGCTCTTTTAAGAGAAGTGAAGGACAGCACTAGACCACAAAAGCTCTCAGACTTTGAGGAAAGAATTAGCAGCGTTTGGAATGCAGTGAAACAGGAAGACTTTGTATTCAACTTCCGGAACACGACCGAAATCTCACAATACAACACATTTTCCCAAATGTTTAAGAGACTACAGTTACGTCTTAATCGGGAAATGATGAAGTGGGAACTTGAAGCGAAGCAACAAATTCGAAATTCAACTGTCGAGAATATTGAAGGACGGAAAGGAACTTTACTATTAGAACTTGAACATAAAATGACTGAAGAAATGAGCGAAATACGAGCTACCATTGGCGAAACATTGCAAGAACGAGAATTTGAGAGTGTTCGACACCATTCCACTTTTTTTTACCGTGATTTAGATCTTTTCGAAAAGAACATTCTAGACACGGTGAAGAAAATGATACAGTTCGAATCCGATATCATCGGCAACGCCACAGTGAAAGAAAACCAAATTCTACCAAAGCTTAAGGCGGATTTGCGGAGACAAATTCTTCCGGTTGCAGAAAAGCTGCAAAACGAATTCCTGCAAAGTTACAGTGGTAAGTCTAAAGAAGAAATATATGAGCAAACAGAAGAGCTCGTGAAGACAACATTTGAAGAAGAGTGGTCCAAATGTATGAGGAATATCGAGCTTGTCCATCCGACAAAAAGTGAAGAGCGAATTCGGCAAGACATTGAAGCTGACATTTATAGATGTGTCCAGGAGTGTCTGCAACGTAGTAGTCATAGTATGGCAATGAAAGATTTATTGAATACACACAGCCTTCAAGGACTTTGTGAAATGACCCCACCTATGAAATCTGAAAGAGATGCAGAGGAAGCATTTCGACTAATAGGACCATGCGATAGAGAAATGACGAAGTTAGTAGCTGTCTTGCTTGAATCTGTTGAAACGGCATGTGGCAAAAAAgattttcagttttctgaagAATTCTTGGACAAGGTCAGAAGGTCACTGGCGAGCATCGTTTCAAAGCATTGCCCAGGATGTAGAGATAAAACAGCTTTGATAGTTATCCTGTCTTGTAACATTGTGAAATCTGCAAATGTCACACACaagcaaaacattttgaaaaagatcaTTCAGAAACGGGAATTattgaacaaattaaaacaatttgaCGTATGTACGGAGTGGAAAATAAAAGAACAGTTAACTGCGTGTCTCAAAAGTGAAAAATTGAACTGCGCTTCGAAAGGCACTTTGAAGAGATTGACTAATTGGGTAATAACAGACATGTTTGGCTGGGGATCAGACAACAGTGACGAAAATTTCTTGAACAAAGTTCGTGTTAATCTtcatgaaatcacgtcaagagtAGACGGAAAGAAGTGGTATTCGTACGAAGCAACACGGGATTTCGTTACAATGGTTAGTGAACTATTGAAAACATTGTGTTCGAcggataaaaaaaaacgtgagCATCTCCAGTGCGAAGCGTGTGGTTTTTACATTCAAGAAGCCGTTCGCTCTGAGATGGATGCTCTAGCTGATCGCGTATCTTGGAATGAAGTGCAAGCATATATGGACATTTTCTCTGTAGACATCATCGATCAAATGACAAAACTGGTTGCTACTGTCAAGGATCTTGTGCCTGTTGAAGTGGTTGAAATGTTAGTTGGCCTGTCAGAAGAAAACATTCAGAAGTTTGCCAATATGGTACCTACGGGGGACACACGACACACACTTGATAAGTGCTTCATGATGGAACTACCAATGCTAGAGAGGCAAGACGTCCATATTGTATTATCTATCGTGGCAGAAGCACGTCAGACGTTTCTTGCGAAGATCAAAAGCAATGGGTCGTTCAATTCCACGATAATGAGGGATATGATTACTTCAATTGACCAGGAGTTGAGCGCACGTAGAGAATTGGGCCAACAAGAACAAATCGTTGCTATTGCATACTTGTGCTCTTGGGCCTTCCCTATATGTGTTGATgttcaaactacatttgaacgTGAAAACAGTGTAACGACGTTACTAGAAAAGGAAAAACACCCTTTGTATCAAGACTTCAAGACGTTATGTGACGGTACATGCAAGGATCATATGGCGGCTAAATCGTTTAGCTCTATCATCGAGGAATCTCTGAAGCAATGTCTACAGAATCGAATCTGCACAGCAATGTTTGAGCGATTGAGTAAAGCTGGCGATGAAATATTCTGCAGCAGACCTCGTTTCTTAAAAGCCGTTTTAGAGAACCTCTGCGAAGAagaagattttgaaaattatattgATTTTCTTAGGCGACACTCAACATTCCTGCAAACATGGACTTTATCTTTTATTGCCAAAGAATGCTGTGTAGAAACAGAGAATTTTATTCGAATCAAAGATATTGCAATGCACGAAATTGGTGAAATACTGAGAGAGACGGGAGAATCACTGGATGCAACATTGCGTTCTTTGCGAGCAGAAAGTGAAGGCGACATTTCCTTTGAAAAGTGGGTTGAGACCTTTACCGAGTATTTTGAGACATCAGTAAAGTCATCTTTGAACGAAGAAGATATATCTGAAATGAACATGTACACAGTTATAGCCGACTATGACGTGTTTGGTGCAGAATGTAAAAATCTTGTTCAGAATACTATGCAACCGAAACTGTTGCAACATGCGGAACTTCCAGATACTAGCTGCATCGAAAATATCAAGGAATGGTTTGAAGGCCTTCCCAAACAATTGCATATTGTTCTAGCTCACGCGATGCAGGGATGTGGAACCCAGTGTCCGTTTTGTAAGACGCTTTGTGACGACACCGTTAAAGAACACAAAGTGCATTTTTCTAATCTACATTTTCCAATTGGTGTTGGTGGTTGGCGAGATCGTTATAGTACACAGCTCGTATGTGATACTTGTACTGCAAACGTCGCATCAAGCAGAATGTATTACACATGTCACTGTCTAGGACGAACGTGTGCACATAGTCCAAAACCATACAAGGAATACAGAATTGATTATCCGGAGTGGGATATCAAACCAATCTCGAATTATGAAGCAACCCTTTACTGGAAGTGGGTGCTTTCGCGGTTTAACGACGACTTTGCAAGGTACTACAATTGCAAAAGGGCTTCCATTCCATGGGGAACAGTTACAAAGGAAGAGGCCCTATCAAGCATAAGAAATGATACTTGA